The genome window AATACTCATAAAAATGGGACAAGTCGAATAGCCGAGGCCGTGAAAAATGTTGATTGTTCTCATGTAGTTTTACTTCAAGCGGATGAGCCTTTACTTTTGCCAGAAGATTTAGAATTTTTTACAAATTTTATTAAAGAAGATAAATCTGATACAGTTAGTTGGAATGCGACTGGTCCAATCGAAAGTATGGATGAGCTAGATAGGCATTCCTTTGTTAAATGTTTTGTAAACGAAAAGAATCGAATACTCTTTTGCTTTAGAAGATCTCCTGCCTATGGCAAATTTGAAGATTCAACCAAGTTTATAAGAAAAATTCTTGGTATTATAGGGTATACCAAAGAATTTTTATTAGAAATTTCATCAATGAATCAAGCGCCATTTGAAACAGCTGAATTCATTGAGCAAATGCGTATCATTGAAAACGAATTCGTATTACGTTCTGTTAGTTTAGATCATACTTTCCCATCTATCAATGAGCCAGGAGAAGTAGAAGAGGTTTTGCAGAAATTACGAGATAGTGTGCAAGAAGGGTATCTCAAAAAAGTATTGGTTAAAATGGACGGGACGTAATTGCCAGACAAGCTTAATTTGAGAGAAGCCAAACAAGTTTACATTGACTTTATTTATCGATGTAATCAAGCTTTTGATAAATCTTCAAATTGGTGGTTTTTACCATCTTCCTCAAGAGAAAGAACAGGAACAAATGTCCAAGATGAATTTGTTGCATTTGCCTGTGGCAAAGAGTTTAAACCAAAAATTCGCAAAGGAATAGAGAAATTTTTTTACGAATATCCAATCATAAAATCTCTATTAAGTCTTATTCGAGATAATTTTTTATTAATAAATATTTTAATAAGAAGAAAAGATAATCTATCACGAAAGGTAGACATATTATTTATTCATCCCCTTCATGATTTACCAATCAGAAGGATAAAAGATAGGATATGGAATCATTATTTTGGTGAATTACCAGAAAATTACTTAGACTTAGGTTATAAAGTTGAAGTTTCAGGTGTTTGTGATCCAGGATTTTTTAAAAAAGACATAGCATTTTCTGAGAGGGGCTACCGAATTACAAATCCTCTCAGTTATCTAAAGTGGAGGGATCTTTTACTTACAAATGTTCAATTTCTTAATTTTTTTTTATTTGGTCTAAATATACCAAAACCAAATAATTTAATAGAAGAAAAACTTCATTATCTAGTTAGCAAAGAATCAAAGGTTAAATTATATAATATCTTTTGGGGAATTATCTATCAGAAAGCTTTTAGTAATACCATACAAGAATTGAAACCTAATTATATATTTCATACCTATGAAAATAATTGGTGGGAGAGATCATTAAACAAAGCATATAATGAAAATAAAGCGAG of Leptospira sp. GIMC2001 contains these proteins:
- a CDS encoding cytidylyltransferase domain-containing protein, giving the protein MKKIVAFIPAHLASVRFPRKVLFEIHGLPMIEHVRRRAILSGAFSEVYVATCDDEVQALIEKHGGKVIRTANTHKNGTSRIAEAVKNVDCSHVVLLQADEPLLLPEDLEFFTNFIKEDKSDTVSWNATGPIESMDELDRHSFVKCFVNEKNRILFCFRRSPAYGKFEDSTKFIRKILGIIGYTKEFLLEISSMNQAPFETAEFIEQMRIIENEFVLRSVSLDHTFPSINEPGEVEEVLQKLRDSVQEGYLKKVLVKMDGT